One window from the genome of Actinomycetes bacterium encodes:
- a CDS encoding YraN family protein: MDRPDTRIVPAESQPASSAPDPRTAAPKVLGRWGEDLAANYLAGRGLLILERNWRCCEGEMDLIAWEAPEIVMCEVRTRRRSRTGSALESITLRKQRRLRRLAAVWLATQEHSDFLVRIDALGIQISRDGRCTIEHVRGVA; the protein is encoded by the coding sequence ATGGATCGCCCTGACACCCGCATCGTCCCTGCCGAGTCCCAGCCGGCATCATCCGCTCCCGACCCGCGAACAGCCGCACCGAAGGTATTGGGTCGCTGGGGTGAGGACCTGGCTGCCAACTATCTCGCGGGACGCGGTCTGCTGATTTTGGAACGCAACTGGCGATGTTGTGAAGGGGAAATGGACCTTATCGCCTGGGAAGCACCCGAAATTGTCATGTGTGAAGTACGCACTCGCCGACGTAGTCGAACTGGCTCAGCCTTGGAGTCCATCACATTGCGCAAGCAACGGCGACTCCGGCGACTAGCGGCTGTCTGGTTGGCGACTCAGGAGCACAGCGATTTCCTAGTTCGCATCGATGCCCTAGGGATTCAGATCAGCCGGGATGGTCGCTGCACCATCGAGCACGTCCGGGGGGTGGCCTGA
- a CDS encoding DNA-protecting protein DprA encodes MTLPIRFVTPGPNWPTQLDDLGEQRPEQLVVRGMGELRQLLVHSVAIVGARRATPSGLAAAERLAGDLAAAGWTIVSGAAHGIDTAAHRGAVLAGGVTCGVLAGGIDRQVSAGPGRTAASIAAHGLLVAEEAGSRPPQRHSFLHRNRLIAALTRATVVIEAAERSGALNTARWAESLGRMVMAMPGSVLAEMSRGTHAAIPDGRAILVRDTADVWEMLAGMGEFPDEETSRHWTWSRG; translated from the coding sequence ATGACTCTTCCCATCCGGTTCGTCACGCCAGGGCCGAACTGGCCGACGCAATTGGATGACTTGGGGGAGCAACGGCCTGAGCAACTCGTTGTTCGGGGCATGGGGGAGTTGCGACAGTTGCTGGTGCACTCAGTCGCGATCGTAGGGGCGCGTCGTGCCACTCCTAGCGGGCTTGCCGCCGCTGAGCGATTGGCTGGTGATCTCGCAGCCGCAGGGTGGACGATCGTGTCCGGCGCCGCCCATGGCATCGACACTGCCGCCCACCGAGGTGCTGTGCTTGCCGGTGGTGTCACCTGCGGCGTCCTGGCCGGCGGGATCGATCGGCAAGTGTCTGCTGGGCCGGGGCGAACGGCAGCAAGCATCGCTGCGCACGGCCTGCTCGTCGCGGAGGAGGCAGGTTCCCGACCGCCGCAACGACACAGTTTCCTGCATCGCAATCGTCTTATCGCTGCACTCACTCGCGCCACCGTAGTAATCGAGGCTGCCGAGCGATCCGGGGCGTTGAACACTGCCCGCTGGGCAGAATCTCTCGGGCGAATGGTGATGGCCATGCCCGGCTCGGTGTTGGCAGAGATGAGCCGAGGTACCCACGCAGCGATTCCAGACGGCCGGGCCATTCTGGTGCGCGATACTGCGGACGTCTGGGAGATGCTGGCGGGGATGGGTGAGTTCCCTGACGAGGAGACATCACGACACTGGACGTGGAGTCGTGGCTGA
- a CDS encoding tyrosine recombinase XerC gives MQDVDEAIIADFADHLRLRLGLAPTTTSSYCSDIRALSGFLASGGEAGLRAVDLRSLRGWLAQMRRDDLAARTLQRRVAAVRCFCQWAQGCGVLSDDPAAQLSAPKGPQRLPQVLTPEQMQELLEIAGQAADDDEQRLLDVAVVELLYGSGLRVSELCGLDIDDIDFHVSTLRVRGKGDKWRTVPLGPPAAAAIQAWLDRGRPHRVRGNSPAAVFLAQRGGRTTPRRVRERISQMTLFSDTLLGVTPHSLRHTAATHMLEGGADLRAVQELLGHSSLATTQIYTHVSVDRLRASYDQAHPRA, from the coding sequence ATGCAGGACGTTGATGAAGCGATAATCGCTGATTTTGCTGACCACCTGCGCTTGCGGTTAGGTCTAGCTCCAACCACGACCAGCAGTTACTGCAGCGACATCCGTGCCCTCAGTGGCTTTCTTGCCAGTGGCGGTGAGGCTGGCTTGCGCGCTGTTGATTTGCGGAGTCTACGTGGCTGGCTGGCGCAGATGCGACGGGATGATTTGGCGGCTCGCACATTGCAGCGGCGAGTCGCAGCGGTCAGGTGCTTTTGTCAGTGGGCCCAAGGGTGCGGCGTGCTATCAGACGACCCGGCTGCACAACTGAGTGCGCCCAAGGGGCCGCAGCGGTTGCCGCAGGTTCTTACCCCAGAACAGATGCAAGAACTTTTGGAAATCGCTGGTCAGGCTGCCGACGATGACGAGCAGCGCCTGCTGGATGTGGCAGTGGTGGAGTTGCTCTATGGCTCGGGTCTGCGGGTTTCCGAATTGTGCGGTCTCGATATTGACGACATTGATTTTCACGTCAGCACACTGCGGGTGCGGGGCAAGGGAGATAAATGGCGGACGGTCCCGCTGGGGCCACCGGCCGCAGCCGCGATTCAGGCGTGGCTTGATCGGGGCAGACCGCACCGGGTTCGCGGAAATTCGCCGGCGGCAGTTTTTCTCGCTCAGCGTGGTGGACGAACTACACCCCGTAGGGTCCGGGAACGGATCTCTCAAATGACCCTATTTTCGGATACCCTATTGGGTGTGACCCCACATTCCTTGCGCCATACTGCGGCGACACACATGCTTGAAGGAGGAGCAGATTTGCGTGCAGTGCAAGAACTCTTGGGGCACTCCAGTCTTGCAACAACGCAGATCTACACCCACGTATCCGTAGACAGACTAAGGGCGTCGTATGACCAAGCGCATCCAAGAGCGTAG
- the whiG gene encoding RNA polymerase sigma factor WhiG yields the protein MTKRIQERSVAVVSADKAVDEAGAGFGSDWDPASAESVEDSLTRLWSDYKDDGDTHAREQLILHYAPLVKYVAGRVGVGLPSNVDSADLVSNGMFGLIDAIERYDPERANKFETYAVTRIRGAIIDELRSQDWVPRSVRQKARDVERAYSTLQTDLGRTPTDEEVADELTISVKSLRQIFRQVSYVHVAALDELMSVGGEKSDRVTLGDTLVDDRMEDPVSAFEAEETKGILGEAVSMLNDREKIVISLYYYEGMTLNEIGQVLGVTESRASQLHTRAVLQLRGKLAEMAA from the coding sequence ATGACCAAGCGCATCCAAGAGCGTAGTGTCGCCGTTGTATCAGCAGATAAGGCTGTCGATGAGGCCGGCGCGGGATTCGGCTCGGACTGGGACCCAGCATCGGCAGAGTCAGTGGAGGATTCGCTGACGCGGCTGTGGTCGGACTATAAAGACGATGGTGATACCCACGCTCGAGAGCAGTTGATCCTGCACTACGCCCCGCTTGTGAAATACGTCGCTGGTCGTGTGGGCGTCGGACTACCGTCGAATGTGGACTCAGCTGACCTCGTCAGCAACGGAATGTTCGGTTTGATTGACGCCATCGAGCGTTACGACCCAGAACGCGCCAACAAGTTTGAGACTTACGCGGTGACTCGGATCCGTGGCGCGATCATCGACGAGTTGCGCAGCCAGGACTGGGTGCCACGTTCTGTCCGGCAGAAAGCGCGTGACGTCGAGCGTGCCTACTCCACCCTGCAAACAGACCTTGGCCGCACCCCCACCGACGAAGAGGTGGCGGACGAACTGACTATCTCGGTGAAGTCTTTGCGACAGATCTTCCGTCAGGTGTCGTACGTCCACGTGGCAGCCCTCGACGAGTTGATGTCAGTGGGCGGCGAGAAATCAGACCGGGTCACCCTGGGCGATACGTTGGTCGATGATCGGATGGAGGACCCGGTCAGTGCCTTCGAGGCGGAGGAGACCAAGGGCATTCTCGGTGAGGCGGTGTCGATGCTGAACGATCGGGAAAAAATCGTCATCTCGCTGTACTACTACGAGGGCATGACCCTGAACGAAATCGGTCAGGTGCTGGGTGTCACCGAGAGTCGTGCCTCCCAGTTGCACACTCGCGCGGTCCTGCAGTTACGAGGCAAGCTTGCCGAGATGGCTGCTTAG
- a CDS encoding M23 family metallopeptidase: MAILRGNLSLGKLGVWVMLLGLVTLIIGRPPVSAATNLGALPVPGPVQTEFHPPEQDWLPGHRGLDLSTTIGGKVLAPRAGVVGFVGEIAGTPIITIWHGTVRSTYQPVATSLSPGAAIASGAVIGRIAPRGGHCAGRCLHWGLRAGEHYLDPRLLLGGGRVRLISVQDQAALH, translated from the coding sequence ATGGCGATACTCCGCGGCAACTTGTCCCTTGGAAAGCTCGGCGTTTGGGTAATGCTGCTGGGTTTAGTAACTCTGATCATCGGCAGACCGCCGGTATCGGCCGCTACAAATCTTGGAGCTCTGCCGGTTCCTGGCCCAGTGCAGACCGAATTCCACCCACCCGAGCAAGACTGGCTACCTGGCCACCGAGGCCTAGATCTGAGCACAACCATCGGCGGGAAAGTGCTGGCACCCCGCGCCGGTGTCGTCGGCTTCGTCGGAGAGATCGCTGGCACACCCATCATCACGATTTGGCACGGCACAGTTCGATCGACCTATCAGCCGGTTGCGACATCGCTGTCTCCCGGAGCGGCCATCGCTAGTGGAGCGGTGATCGGTCGGATCGCCCCGCGAGGTGGTCACTGTGCTGGTCGGTGTCTGCACTGGGGCCTCCGCGCTGGGGAGCACTATCTGGATCCCCGGTTGTTGCTCGGTGGCGGTCGAGTCAGGTTGATTTCAGTGCAGGACCAAGCAGCGCTACACTAG
- the rpsB gene encoding 30S ribosomal protein S2: MLGAGAPRASCNRPRRAAALKGRVVAVVTIRQLLESGVHFGHQTRRWNPKMDRFIMTERNGIHIIDLQGSLLRIDSAFEFVSQTVAHGGTVLFVGTKKQAQESVEQQATRVGMPYVTNRWLGGMLTNFNTVHQRLERLKELEEIDFDDVAGSTRTKKELLSLRREKDKLEATLGGIRSMDKVPSAVWVVDTNKEHIAVKEARKLGIPVVAILDTNCDPDEVDYPVPGNDDAMRSVALLTRVIADAVADGLQARAKSEDDGAAEPLAEWEKEILASDEGEQAAAADKPAETAAEADQPAEADQPAEAAPAAAEKPAEAAPAAAEKPAEAAPVEAAAEAAPADAEKPAEAAPVEAAAEADKPAEAAEAAATADK, translated from the coding sequence ATGCTAGGGGCTGGCGCACCGCGTGCTAGCTGTAACCGACCGCGCCGCGCTGCGGCGCTGAAAGGACGTGTCGTGGCTGTCGTCACAATTCGTCAGTTGCTTGAGTCCGGTGTGCACTTTGGTCACCAAACTCGGCGCTGGAATCCCAAGATGGACCGCTTCATCATGACGGAGCGCAACGGTATCCACATCATCGATCTGCAGGGTTCGCTCTTGCGCATCGATTCTGCCTTTGAGTTCGTGAGTCAAACCGTGGCTCATGGCGGAACGGTGCTGTTCGTGGGCACCAAGAAGCAGGCGCAGGAAAGTGTGGAACAGCAGGCCACCCGCGTTGGCATGCCGTATGTGACTAACCGGTGGTTGGGTGGCATGCTCACCAACTTCAACACCGTGCACCAGCGGCTGGAACGACTCAAAGAGTTGGAAGAGATAGACTTTGACGATGTAGCTGGTTCCACCCGGACCAAAAAGGAACTGCTGTCGCTGCGTCGTGAGAAAGACAAGTTGGAAGCCACCCTCGGCGGAATTCGCAGCATGGACAAAGTACCGAGTGCTGTCTGGGTAGTGGATACCAACAAGGAGCACATTGCCGTCAAGGAAGCCCGAAAATTGGGTATCCCGGTCGTGGCAATCTTGGACACCAACTGTGACCCCGACGAGGTCGACTACCCAGTACCGGGTAACGACGACGCGATGCGCTCGGTCGCACTGTTGACTCGGGTGATCGCTGACGCGGTCGCCGACGGGCTGCAGGCGCGGGCCAAGTCCGAGGACGATGGTGCCGCTGAGCCGCTCGCTGAGTGGGAGAAGGAAATCTTGGCTTCCGATGAAGGCGAGCAGGCCGCCGCTGCGGACAAGCCCGCCGAGACTGCTGCTGAGGCCGATCAGCCCGCTGAGGCCGATCAGCCCGCTGAGGCTGCACCCGCTGCTGCGGAGAAGCCCGCTGAAGCTGCACCCGCTGCTGCGGAGAAGCCCGCTGAGGCTGCACCTGTCGAGGCTGCCGCTGAAGCTGCACCCGCCGATGCGGAGAAGCCCGCTGAGGCTGCACCTGTCGAGGCTGCCGCTGAAGCTGATAAGCCCGCCGAGGCTGCCGAAGCTGCAGCCACCGCAGACAAGTAG
- the tsf gene encoding translation elongation factor Ts, with product MSITAADVKKLRDLTGAGMMECKKALTEADGDLDKAVEMLRISGAAKAAKRGAERTASNGLVAQHGNALVELRCETDFVAKGEDFVALAQQLAEAVDATRPADDAAFADVTLPDGKTAAASVSDLSGIIGEKLELGRFAVLDGAVVSYLHSRSADLPPAIGVLVSYSGDESAARATALQIAAMKPRFLNRDDVPVDVVDNERRIAEATAREEGKPEKALPNIIEGRLKGYFKESVLLDQPSVQENKKTVGQVLDDAGTSVTAFALIEVGKS from the coding sequence ATGTCCATTACCGCTGCCGATGTGAAGAAACTTCGCGATCTGACTGGTGCCGGAATGATGGAGTGCAAGAAAGCGCTCACCGAGGCTGACGGCGATCTCGACAAGGCTGTCGAGATGTTACGCATCTCGGGTGCAGCCAAGGCCGCCAAGCGAGGTGCGGAGCGCACCGCCAGTAACGGTCTGGTAGCCCAACACGGAAATGCACTCGTAGAGTTGCGCTGCGAAACCGACTTCGTCGCTAAGGGCGAAGACTTCGTGGCGCTGGCTCAGCAGCTGGCCGAGGCGGTAGACGCCACCCGACCGGCTGATGATGCCGCGTTCGCCGACGTGACTTTGCCCGATGGCAAGACTGCTGCGGCTTCCGTGTCTGATCTGTCCGGAATCATTGGCGAAAAGTTAGAACTGGGTCGCTTTGCGGTGCTGGACGGCGCCGTTGTCAGCTACTTGCACAGCCGTTCCGCTGACTTGCCGCCAGCCATTGGTGTGCTGGTGAGTTACAGCGGCGACGAGTCAGCCGCCCGAGCCACCGCGCTGCAGATCGCCGCCATGAAGCCCCGCTTCTTGAATCGTGATGACGTGCCAGTTGATGTAGTCGATAACGAACGTCGCATTGCCGAGGCGACCGCACGAGAGGAAGGCAAGCCGGAAAAGGCGTTGCCCAACATCATCGAGGGTCGACTGAAGGGCTACTTCAAGGAGTCGGTCCTGCTCGATCAGCCGTCGGTGCAAGAGAACAAGAAGACAGTCGGCCAAGTTCTGGACGACGCCGGGACTTCGGTCACGGCGTTCGCGCTTATCGAGGTAGGCAAGTCCTAG
- the pyrH gene encoding UMP kinase: protein MAESPYQPSLRGTVELWPQSPPGGFRRVLLKLSGEAFAGSGGLGVDPGVVNSIASQVADVARSGVEIAVVIGGGNYFRGAELSEHGMERARADYMGMLGTVMNCLALQDFCEREGIDTRVQTAISMGQVAEAYIPRRAQRHLEKGRVVIFGAGLGAPYFSTDTTAAQRALEIGAEIVLMAKGVDGVYDSDPRTNPDARLFEQLSYDDVLQRDLKVADATAISLCRDNKLSIVVFNLLQEGNIARAVRGEKLGTLID, encoded by the coding sequence ATGGCCGAATCGCCCTACCAACCATCCTTGCGAGGCACCGTGGAACTATGGCCGCAATCGCCACCTGGTGGCTTCCGCAGAGTACTGCTCAAACTTTCCGGCGAGGCGTTCGCCGGGAGCGGGGGATTGGGCGTTGACCCTGGGGTAGTCAACTCTATTGCCAGCCAGGTCGCTGATGTGGCTCGCAGTGGTGTCGAAATAGCGGTCGTCATTGGTGGCGGTAACTACTTCCGTGGCGCGGAACTGTCCGAGCACGGTATGGAACGGGCCCGTGCCGATTACATGGGAATGCTCGGCACGGTCATGAACTGTTTGGCCTTGCAGGACTTTTGCGAGCGAGAGGGTATCGATACCCGGGTGCAAACGGCGATTTCCATGGGCCAAGTAGCCGAGGCCTACATCCCACGACGGGCACAGCGCCACCTGGAGAAGGGCCGCGTGGTGATCTTCGGCGCCGGGCTAGGTGCGCCGTACTTCTCCACTGACACCACGGCCGCGCAACGCGCACTGGAGATCGGTGCTGAGATTGTGTTGATGGCCAAGGGCGTAGACGGGGTCTACGATTCAGATCCCCGCACCAACCCCGATGCCAGGCTATTTGAGCAGCTCAGCTACGACGACGTATTGCAGCGTGATTTGAAGGTGGCTGATGCCACCGCAATCAGCCTCTGCCGTGACAACAAGTTGTCCATCGTGGTGTTCAATCTGTTGCAGGAGGGCAACATCGCCCGCGCGGTGCGTGGTGAGAAGCTCGGAACCCTGATTGACTGA
- the frr gene encoding ribosome recycling factor, which translates to MIDDTLLEAEDKMDKALAVARDDFAGIRTGRANPAMFNKMTVDYYGTDTPIQQLASFATPEARMIVITPYDKSAMDAIEKVIRDSDLGVNPASDGNIIRVALPQLTEERRKEYVKQAKGRAEEARIAVRNIRRSANQVLEKMIKDGDAGEDDVKRAEKHLDDVTNKHVGHIDDMLQHKESELLEV; encoded by the coding sequence GTGATAGACGACACTCTGCTCGAGGCTGAAGACAAGATGGATAAGGCGCTGGCTGTCGCGCGGGATGACTTTGCGGGAATCCGCACTGGTCGCGCCAATCCGGCGATGTTCAACAAAATGACGGTCGACTACTACGGCACTGACACTCCCATTCAGCAGTTGGCATCGTTCGCTACGCCGGAAGCTCGAATGATCGTCATCACCCCCTACGACAAGTCCGCGATGGATGCCATCGAAAAAGTGATTCGCGACTCGGACTTGGGCGTCAATCCAGCCTCAGATGGCAACATCATTCGGGTGGCCTTGCCCCAGTTGACTGAGGAGCGGCGCAAGGAATACGTGAAGCAGGCCAAAGGTCGAGCTGAGGAGGCTCGAATTGCGGTTCGTAACATCCGCCGAAGCGCCAACCAAGTCCTAGAGAAGATGATCAAGGACGGCGACGCTGGTGAGGATGATGTGAAGCGGGCCGAGAAACACCTTGACGACGTCACCAACAAGCATGTCGGTCACATAGATGACATGCTTCAGCATAAGGAATCCGAACTTCTCGAGGTATAG
- a CDS encoding phosphatidate cytidylyltransferase, whose amino-acid sequence MAETAEAEGAKKDHGKAGRNLPLAIAVGVLLGAVALGCLLLWDGLLFVVLGVAAVCVGVSEITSGMATRGIRIFAPIMYVGVAVISVAAYVWGPTAMVGTFGGLVLVLMLAQLTRGTDEYVRDTTANIMVAAYLPLMLGFAMLTLATDDPAGNLRIVVFIALTVSSDIGGYFAGVLFGSHPMAPNISPKKSWEGFAGSVVFQMLIGIWLFTWLLGAPWWAGAITGGVMAATATAGDFIESGIKRDLGIKDMGSVVPGHGGLMDRLDSLIPNAFVSWLLFTLLLSST is encoded by the coding sequence ATGGCTGAAACCGCAGAAGCAGAGGGCGCCAAGAAGGATCACGGCAAGGCTGGCCGCAATCTTCCGTTGGCCATCGCCGTCGGGGTCTTACTCGGCGCCGTCGCCCTGGGTTGCCTACTGCTCTGGGATGGTCTGCTGTTCGTGGTCTTGGGCGTTGCTGCGGTGTGTGTCGGCGTCAGCGAGATCACCTCCGGTATGGCTACCCGCGGGATCCGCATTTTCGCACCGATCATGTACGTGGGTGTTGCGGTTATATCGGTGGCTGCCTACGTGTGGGGTCCGACCGCCATGGTCGGCACCTTCGGTGGCCTAGTGCTTGTGCTGATGTTGGCTCAACTCACTCGAGGGACTGACGAGTACGTTCGCGACACCACCGCCAACATCATGGTGGCGGCCTATCTGCCACTGATGCTGGGGTTTGCCATGCTCACCCTGGCGACGGACGATCCGGCCGGCAACTTGCGGATTGTTGTGTTTATCGCGCTGACGGTCAGCAGCGACATCGGCGGTTACTTCGCTGGGGTGCTCTTCGGTTCCCATCCGATGGCCCCCAACATCAGCCCGAAGAAATCTTGGGAAGGGTTCGCTGGCTCAGTCGTGTTCCAAATGCTCATCGGCATTTGGTTGTTCACCTGGCTCTTGGGCGCTCCCTGGTGGGCAGGAGCTATCACCGGTGGGGTGATGGCAGCGACTGCCACTGCCGGCGACTTCATCGAAAGCGGCATAAAGCGAGATCTCGGCATTAAGGACATGGGCTCAGTCGTGCCGGGCCACGGTGGCCTGATGGATCGACTCGACTCGCTGATCCCCAACGCCTTTGTCTCCTGGCTTCTGTTCACGCTGTTGCTCTCCAGCACATGA
- the rlmN gene encoding 23S rRNA (adenine(2503)-C(2))-methyltransferase RlmN — protein sequence MTEELQLAGITSSERSRAIKPPRHWADLDQVERAEAMIAAGLPKFRADQVSRHYFARDSAAPEDWTDLSKTLAAQLREEFFPELLSEVTTVTCDDGRTVKNVWRLHGGALVESVVMGYTDRVTACISSQAGCGIGCPFCATGQQGLTRNLTTAEIVEQVRRARLAAANGDIGGNGRLSNIVFMGMGEPLANYRAVVAALHRIIDPAPAGFDMSARSVTVSTVGLVPRMRQLADEGLPVTLALSLHAPDDKLRDSLVPINHRWPVADVLAAADHYAASTGRRYSIEYALIRDINDHAWRADRLAEVLQGRLAHVNLIPLNPTPGSKWTASDPKDEREFVARLRAAGISTTVRDTRGREIDGACGQLAAVQQ from the coding sequence ATGACCGAGGAACTGCAGCTCGCCGGCATCACCAGTTCGGAGCGCTCTCGAGCGATCAAACCACCCCGGCACTGGGCTGATCTAGATCAGGTGGAGCGGGCGGAGGCCATGATTGCCGCGGGTCTGCCGAAGTTTCGGGCCGACCAAGTGAGTCGGCACTACTTCGCTCGCGATTCCGCGGCTCCCGAGGACTGGACTGATCTGTCCAAAACTCTCGCGGCACAACTCCGCGAGGAGTTCTTTCCGGAGCTGCTCAGTGAAGTCACCACAGTCACTTGCGATGACGGCCGCACCGTCAAGAACGTTTGGCGGCTCCACGGTGGCGCATTGGTGGAAAGCGTAGTGATGGGCTACACCGATCGAGTCACCGCCTGTATCAGTTCGCAGGCTGGCTGCGGGATTGGCTGCCCGTTCTGCGCCACCGGCCAGCAAGGTCTGACTCGCAATCTGACCACTGCCGAGATCGTGGAACAAGTGCGACGAGCCCGGCTGGCAGCCGCCAATGGTGATATCGGCGGCAATGGACGACTCAGCAATATCGTGTTCATGGGAATGGGGGAGCCGTTGGCCAACTACCGCGCCGTGGTCGCAGCACTGCACCGCATCATCGACCCGGCTCCGGCCGGTTTCGATATGTCCGCGCGTTCCGTCACCGTCTCTACGGTCGGGCTAGTACCGCGGATGCGCCAACTCGCCGATGAAGGACTCCCGGTCACGCTGGCACTGTCACTGCATGCCCCCGACGACAAACTGCGCGATTCGCTGGTGCCGATCAATCACCGCTGGCCAGTCGCGGACGTTTTGGCCGCGGCCGACCACTACGCCGCCAGTACCGGTCGGCGCTACAGCATCGAATACGCGCTCATCCGCGACATCAACGACCACGCCTGGCGGGCAGACCGGCTGGCCGAGGTGCTGCAAGGCCGCCTCGCGCACGTCAACCTGATCCCATTGAATCCCACTCCAGGCTCAAAGTGGACGGCTTCGGACCCGAAAGATGAGCGAGAGTTCGTTGCTCGGCTGCGGGCGGCAGGGATCAGCACCACCGTGCGCGACACGCGCGGTCGGGAAATCGATGGTGCCTGTGGCCAGCTAGCGGCGGTCCAGCAATGA
- the dxr gene encoding 1-deoxy-D-xylulose-5-phosphate reductoisomerase, whose protein sequence is MTQQVRRVISLGATGSIGVQAADVISRNPDRFDVVGLAATGSRLTELLAQAEALQPATVAVSDPVAAHKVQEAFPALEVLAGPESAAELAARPADVVLNGIAGAAGLAPTVAALTAGTTLALANKESLIIGGPVVTKLAAPGQIVPVDSEHSALAQSLRGGTAAEVRQLILTASGGPFRGWSREQLAAVMPAQALDHPTWDMGPLVTINSATLVNKGLELIEAHLLFDVPLDRIAVVVHPQSVVHSMVEFCDGSTIAQASPPDMRLPIALGLAWPDRVPEAAPACDWTKATQWTFEPVDHEVFPAIQLASRVAEAGGVAPAIFNAADEIAVAAFLAGKIPFPGIVQTVSRVVDMYDNGGAAADGNELTVADVLAADEWGRRTAEQVISG, encoded by the coding sequence ATGACCCAGCAGGTGCGGCGGGTGATCAGCCTGGGTGCCACGGGTTCCATCGGCGTTCAGGCCGCCGATGTCATCAGCCGCAATCCGGATCGATTCGATGTTGTTGGCCTGGCGGCCACTGGTAGTCGGCTCACCGAACTCCTGGCCCAAGCCGAAGCACTACAGCCAGCAACGGTCGCAGTCAGTGACCCGGTTGCTGCACATAAGGTGCAGGAGGCATTCCCTGCGCTGGAAGTCCTTGCCGGACCCGAATCGGCCGCGGAACTGGCCGCGCGGCCCGCTGACGTGGTGCTCAACGGCATTGCCGGGGCTGCAGGGTTGGCACCCACCGTGGCCGCACTCACCGCAGGCACCACCCTGGCACTAGCCAATAAGGAGTCGTTGATTATCGGCGGTCCGGTCGTGACCAAACTGGCGGCGCCCGGTCAGATCGTGCCGGTGGATTCGGAACATTCGGCACTCGCCCAGTCGCTTCGCGGTGGCACCGCAGCTGAGGTGCGCCAGCTCATCTTGACCGCCAGCGGCGGACCGTTTCGGGGCTGGAGTCGCGAGCAGCTAGCGGCGGTCATGCCCGCACAAGCGTTGGATCATCCGACCTGGGACATGGGGCCGCTGGTCACGATTAACTCCGCCACCTTAGTCAACAAGGGACTGGAACTGATCGAGGCGCACCTGCTGTTTGATGTGCCGCTGGACCGGATCGCAGTCGTCGTACACCCGCAGTCAGTGGTGCATTCAATGGTCGAGTTCTGTGATGGCTCCACCATCGCGCAGGCAAGCCCACCCGATATGCGGCTACCCATCGCCCTCGGTCTTGCCTGGCCTGATCGGGTACCGGAAGCCGCCCCTGCTTGTGACTGGACGAAGGCCACCCAGTGGACCTTTGAACCGGTCGACCATGAGGTATTCCCGGCAATCCAACTCGCCAGCCGGGTCGCGGAAGCCGGCGGAGTAGCGCCAGCAATCTTCAACGCCGCCGACGAAATCGCCGTCGCAGCCTTCCTCGCGGGAAAAATTCCGTTCCCCGGGATTGTTCAGACGGTTTCGCGTGTTGTCGATATGTATGACAATGGTGGTGCGGCCGCGGACGGGAACGAGTTAACGGTCGCAGACGTCCTAGCCGCAGATGAGTGGGGTCGCCGGACGGCGGAACAAGTCATCAGTGGCTAA